The following nucleotide sequence is from Zea mays cultivar B73 chromosome 1, Zm-B73-REFERENCE-NAM-5.0, whole genome shotgun sequence.
CTGTGTGTGGGTGCTTGGTTGCTGTGGCAGCTGGTCCGTACTTTGTATTTCTGTTATGCAAGTAATAGAAATGGAGTTTCTCCGGTcgaaaaaaatatataaataatcaTAAACAAATAGTTTAGTGGTATTTTGGAATTAACATAGAAAATAACGATTGCGATGTCCTCTATTAAAAAACTTTCTTGACACATTTTTTCCAGCGAGCGTTGTTATTGAATATCTTAGATTTTTTTTCCAGCTAGCGACATATTTCATGGTAGGAGACTAGGAGTGGTAGGATACAATTGAATATTGGATGCATTGGTTCAACCCTGCAGCGTTATAATATAAATAGGCTGGTACATTTATTTGTGTCACGAACTGTACTAGGGTCGAAATCGAAACAGTGGCGGTCCAGCTGGAGAATTCGAATGCTGTTTCCTGACGCATTCACGGGTTCAATCCCGAACACGTTGGAGCGTTTCAGAACCACCAATGTGCCATGCTGTTCGGCGTTCACATAGGACAGCGAGGTGTTGCTGGGCTAGCTAGTAAAAACATTTACAAACCTCCAGCGCAGCCGACGGCCCAATAATTTCACTGGTCGGGGACAGCTACGGATAGGGTACTATCCGACCTGTGAGCTGCGTGACCAGAGGGACAAGGTTTTGAATGGCAGTAAAGCTCCCGCACCAACCTTCCTTCCTCACCACACACACTGACAGAGAAGCAACAGGACGCAGCGTCCAGTTGCAGTTAACAAAGCTTATGGTTCAGTAACCAGTACACACACAAAAAAGAAGTCAGAACGAGACCCCATCGCAGCATACTCTAATCACCTTCTGAGTTCTGACTGCGAAATTATACATGGCACTAAAACGATTCTTCCAAGCAGATCAGGTACACCATTTTGAATGAGCATGTCAACACCGTCTGGACAAGGACTCGGCCTGGAATTGAATTCGCAACAGAATCGTGCAGTGCGTGGTCCCTCCAGCTCAATCATGTGTCACGGCAAAcagtacacacacacacacacaaaaatgAGGTGATCAATGCGTGTAACGTGTAATTGTTCTCGGGCAGAGGTTTTCACGCATAAATGTCCTCTGCCGGGAAAAGCTCCTGCGCCTCCTCTGGGAGCTCATCAGGCTGGTACTGAAGCTGTTCATAGTTCAGCTGTCTAGCGGCTTCGTACAGCGCGACTCCGACGCTGACGGAGAGGTTCAGGCACCGGACGTAGGTCTCCACCATGGGAATCCGGAGGGTCCCGCCGCCTAGGCCTTCTCTGCAGCAATCCTCGAGGGCTTGCTGAGGCAACCCTTTTGTTTCGGAACCGAAGACTAGCCAGTCCCCTGGCCTGTAGGAGAAATCCTAATTTCAAAACACGGGACAACATTAACCAAGTGAATGTGTACCATTTCCGTAAGAAAATCTTCGGAATTGCAGATTAGTTCAGATATACCCACAGCGACAGTTTTCATTGTGGCGACGGCGAGGATATACTACAGTCCTACTTGAAGAAGCAGCGGCTACTTACTGAATGGATGTGTGTGCCTCTTTTGGTGAACGCCAACAGCCTTTTATCTCCTTCCTAATGGGGCCAAAAGAACGTGATGATGCTGAAAAGTAATCGGCAGTTAAATATACGGGAGAATAATGGATAATCCAACATCACCTGTTTCATGAAATAATCACAGAAGTGGTCCCAAGAGTCATGAATCTTGACAACAACGTATCTTAAAGGCAGCGTTTAAGGAAGAACACCGACGTCTAATTTCTAAGTGCATATTAAAAACAACATATGGAAGGGCGGGCCTGGTGCAGCGGTAGAGTCTACCGTCTGTAACAGGAAGATCCCGGGTTCGAGCCCCAGCCTCTGCATACTATGCGGGTAAAGGCTTGACGCTTAAAGATACTCTTTCCCAGACCccgcacagtgcgggaagcctacggCACTGGTACGCCCTTTATATTAAAAACAACATATCTAGGGGAAAAACCAAAACATCTTATAATTCGGAACGGAGTGACTAATTCTTTCTATTTCAAATAGCATTTTTTATATCTATTAATCATCAAACTGCCATGGGCGTACCCAGTGccgtaggcttcccgcactgtgtggggtctggggaagggtatctttaagcgccaagccttacccgcataatatgTAGAGGCTGGGGCTCGAACCCGGGACCTTCCGGTTACAGATGGTAGGCTCTACCGCTGCACCAGGCCCGCCCTTCAATCATCAAACTACCATGTTGTAGACAATATCAATGTCCTACTGGACCTATATTTCAGGTGGGGGCCCAATATATAACTGATAAAATATACATCCAAGCAAAGGATACGGCCAATAATCCAATCCCGCGCGCTTCAACTTCGTGTCGTCTACCTTATAGCCTAATGGCTGGAAGGAGAAAAACCAGGCATGTTTCAGTTAACAACAAAACACTGTAGATGGATGAAAGACATGGGGCAAGAAAGATGCTGCTGCATCAAGAACCCCTTACTAAATAACACAGAAAATAATCCAGAGACTAACCTTACCCCGACAAGATGCAGGCCAACTGCAGATGCTGCACATGTCCTTGCAATGGACCCTGTATTTCCTGGTATCTGTGAAGTAGTCACCCATAATTCAGTAACGACAGCATAAGCAAGTCAAAAAATCAAGTTAATAGTGTTATATTGCAACTAGTTACTAGTTTGCAACACTAGTATGGCATGCCTTAATCCAGGTAGTATTGCACGGCAAATATATAGTTACTGGCAGGGCCGACGGCAGAGAGAGGCAGAGGGGGGCAATGTCCTCCCCTAATCCTTTCCTAATTTTATAGAAGTCATTATCATTAAATTTCTTAGCTAATCACCCTAAAAATAACGCAAAATACCCTCTAGCGGCCCCTCTCAATCTAGTTTGCCCCCCCCCCAACCAAACTTTAACTCTGGCTTCGCCACTGGTTACTAGCTTACCCACTCACCCCAACCAAACTTTAACTCTGGCTTCAACCTATTGTCCACCGAGCAAAACAGCAGGTAGATTAGGATATCTTGTATTATCCATTCAACACATGTTATATGGTATTGTTCATGTGGTGTACGATTTAAAGTAGTAGAGTGCCGTTCTGTGTCTGTAAAAACAGATTAGACTAGaccccctctctctatctctataTTTATTTGTATGCCGACAGATCATACAAGGGTTAGAGTTATTCTCTTCCGTATGATGAACCGAATCTATCAGATTTAGGCATCCTCACACGTGGGAAGTTGAACAGACAATATCATCACAAGGCGCAGTGCGCCACTCCCAACTCTTCTTATACAACCAGTGACCGTATAATTCGAGCTCAAAATGGAAGACAGACTATATATCGCATCCCATTGCATCAATAGGATAGAACAGCAGTCGGCCACATGAACGAGAGAGCTGAAACCTCAAAAAATTAAGGCAGCAGTTAGTACTTACTACCACTTACCAGCGGCGAGACGAGCACGACATGGAGCATCCTCCTGGCGCGCGCCACCTCGACGCCGCTCCCCACGGGGCCACCCGCGGCGCCATTCCCATCTCCATTAACAGCGACTGCAGAGACGTTTGCGAGCGTGGGGAGGGACGTCAGATACACAGACACGCCGGAGCGGTAGGAAGTGGAGGGGGGAAGTGGGGGAATCCCTTGCCACTCACGGGAGCAGAAGGCGGCCATGcggcgctggcgctggcgccggAGCCGGGTGGCACGCGCGGCCGCGAACCCACCgaggccaccgccgccgccgccgaagtAGCGGTGGCCTAGCGCGCGCAGGCCGGCCTCCATCTGTTGCTCTCGAATAATCCGACAGCGATCGGAGGGATAAGGCGGAAGGGAAACGGGCCGTGGGCCTTCGGTCCGAACTGCTTTGTGCTGCAGTGATGGGCTCCCGGGTTCGTCGCTACGGGAAAATGTGGAGTGGGCCAGCTGACTGCTCTGGACACGGTTCACGTCGAGCAGCCACGGAATGAGGAAGAGGGGCACCAAAACAAAAAGTCGCTCGAAGCGAGTGTGCCGGGTCCAGTCCAGCCATCGCGGTCCTCCCCTGTATTGAGCACCTGTCCTGTCCTGCATACCCAGAGATAGATTGCGCTGCCTCCTCTTTCTTCTGAAATGGCAACACACTCAACCTCCCATAAATGGCCGATATATAAACACGACACGCACACCTAGGTAGCTAGCCACTCGCCACCCACGCAAGCGAGCGAGCGACGCCGAGGCGCGCAGATCGGAATCCCCGCCCCCGGTTCCTCCTCGCTCATCACGCCGTCCACCGGCTACCGGAAATCCACGTCCCACAGCCGGCTCGTTGCGCTCGCAAATGGCCACGAGGGCCGCGGAGGCGCCATCTCCCCCGCCGCCGAGAGAAGAAAGGACATGAGCAAACTCTAGATAGCGAAGCGGTTGGGCTTCCTCCTGATCTCCTCCCGCAGCTCCCGCTCCAGCCTGCACCTGCGAAACACGAGGGAGATGCCTGTGCCCCTCTCTCCCCTGACGCCCCTCCTTCCCGCGCCCCTCCCTCCCCCACCACCTCTTCCTCCACCTGGGTTGCAGGGGCTCTCACGCAAAGCCCAGAAGCCGGCGAGCAGAAAATCTCATTCTCCCTGGACAAATTCGCAAAAGAGCAACGCAGGGGGAAATCGGCCTGGTTCGTGGATTCCTGAAGAGCATGGATGGGCCGTGAAAGCGGATGACCCGAGGAAGGGGCAGCCAAGGTGTCTCGACTCGGGCTCCATCTCCAGGGGGTGGATCGCAGCCCAGAAGGCTGGCAACAAGTTGAACGAGGTAGG
It contains:
- the LOC103641996 gene encoding putative tRNA (cytidine(34)-2'-O)-methyltransferase, with the protein product MEAGLRALGHRYFGGGGGGLGGFAAARATRLRRQRQRRMAAFCSLAVNGDGNGAAGGPVGSGVEVARARRMLHVVLVSPLIPGNTGSIARTCAASAVGLHLVGPLGYKVDDTKLKRAGLDYWPYVVVKIHDSWDHFCDYFMKQEGDKRLLAFTKRGTHIHSDFSYRPGDWLVFGSETKGLPQQALEDCCREGLGGGTLRIPMVETYVRCLNLSVSVGVALYEAARQLNYEQLQYQPDELPEEAQELFPAEDIYA